One genomic window of Coregonus clupeaformis isolate EN_2021a unplaced genomic scaffold, ASM2061545v1 scaf1596, whole genome shotgun sequence includes the following:
- the LOC121565816 gene encoding OX-2 membrane glycoprotein-like, whose protein sequence is CNCLNAGLSQLVRTQQVVTATLGEDAILNCELMTPKDVRQVTWQKLTPGAIENVATYSKRGPNVNPPFKGKVEFEDEGLQNCSIIIRGVSRGDESCYKCLFNAYPDGPISGTTCLQVNELYGPSLLITQTNNSHTTLSCSATGRPAPIVTWEDTEILENSTMANVTHPNGTVSVTITSMLAAFSLPDKDTRVGCMVSLFSGGVTKNISMVIPARTQASFAGLPEVTDGDRISGKTTVIAAVMGSLCFIAVCCGAGVLWWWCKLRKKMRRGLI, encoded by the exons TGTGTAACTGTCTTAATGCAGGGCTCTCTCAGTTGGTGAGAACACAGCAGGTTGTCACAGCAACCCTGGGAGAAGATGCAATCTTAAACTGTGAGCTCATGACACCCAAAGACGTGCGGCAAGTCACCTGGCAAAAACTGACACCAGGGGCGATTGAAAATGTGGCCACCTACAGTAAACGCGGTCCCAATGTCAACCCACCTTTTAAGGGGAAAGTGGAGTTTGAAGACGAGGGACTTCAGAACTGCTCTATCATCATCAGAGGAGTGTCAAGAGGAGATGAGTCCTGCTACAAGTGTCTGTTTAACGCCTATCCAGATGGACCAATCAGCGGAACGACCTGCCTCCAAGTCAATG AGCTGTATGGACCCTCACTCCTCATCACACAAACCAACAACAGTCACACCACTCTGTCCTGTTCTGCTACTGGACGACCTGCTCCCATAGTGACCTGGGAAGACACAGAAATTCTAGAAAATTCCACAATGGCCAACGTCACCCATCCCAATGGAACTGTCAGTGTCACCATAACTTCCATGCTGGCAGCATTCAGTCTACCTGACAAAGACACGAGGGTTGGCTGTATGGTTTCACTGTTCTCTGGAGGTGTCACCAAGAACATATCCATGGTTATTCCAGCTAGAACTCAAGCTTCATTTGCTG GTCTACCTGAGGTCACTGATGGTGACAGGATCAGTG GTAAGACAACAGTGATTGCTGCAGTGATGGGTTCACTGTGTTTCATTGCTGTGTGCTGTGGAGCTGGGGTACTGTGGTGGTGGTGCAAACTGAGAAAAAAAATGAGAAG AGGTCTGATCTAA